The Streptomyces sp. NBC_00459 DNA segment AGGTCCCCGAAGTCCCCGAAGTTCCCGAAGTTCCCGAGGTTCCCGGACCCCTTCGGCGTCCCAGCCTCTCTGGGTCTCCCCACTCCTCCGGGGCTGCCGCACCCGCCGAGGTCCCGGGTCCTGCCAAGCTCTCTCGGTCCCTCTGGTCCGCCGGGCCTGCCGGAGCTCCCGGCCGCTCTCGGCCCGCCGGACGTGCCGAGGACCCCGAACCTCCCGAACCCGCCTGGTCCGCCAGAGGTCCCGGCCGCTCCCGGCCTGCCTGGCCTGCCTGGCTTGCCCGGCCTGCCCGGCCTGCCACAGTCCCCTGGGCTGCCGGGCCACCTGACGACTCCCTGGCTGCCAGGCCCGCCCGGCCTCCCGGACCTGCCGAGCCTCCCCGGTTCGCCGAGTCCGCGGAGGCCCTCAGGTCGGCCACGTCCGGCAGGTCTGGCAGGTCGGGGGCATTCGTCGGGCCCGCCGGCAGCCTCAGTACCTCCACATGGGCCGCCCGTACCGCCGCCCCCGGTTCCACGCCCAGTTCGTCGAGGAGGCGGTTGCGCAGATCGCGGTGGACGGCGAGGGATTCGGCTCGGCGGCCGGTGCGGTGGAGGGTGAGCATCAGTTGGCGGTGGTAGGACTCGCGCAGCGGGTGTTCGGCCGTCAGGGCCGTCAACTCCGGGACCAGGGAGGGGAGACCGGGGCCGCCGACGTACAACTCGGCGTCGTAGCGCCACTCCAGCAGGAGCAGGTGGGCCTCCGTCAGGCGCTGGGTGAACGCGTATCCGACGGTCTCGGGCGGGAGGCCGGTCAGCGGGGCGCCGCGCCACAGGGCGAGGGCGGACGCGCTCTCACCGAGGACGCGCTGCCAGTCCTGGTTGGCGTGGGCGGCCCGCGCCCGTTCGACGTGCGCCTGGAAGACGTGCACGTCCAACTCGCCCGGGCCGACCCGTAGGAGATACCCGGGCGTCACGGCGCGCAGCCGTCCCGGATCGTCCAGGAGCCGACGCAGCCGGGCCACATGGTTGTGCAGCGAGGCCTGCGCGGAGGCCGGCGGCGCCCCGCCCCACAGCGCGTCCTTGAGCGTCTCGACCGGGACGACCCGGCCGGGTTCGAGGAGCAGGGCGGCGAGCAGCGTCCGTACCTTGATGCTGCCGATCGGCTGGATTCCGTCCTCGGTAAGGGCGTTGGGGGCGTCGCCGTCGTACAGAACGGGCGCGCCCAGCAGTCCGAACCGCAGACCGCACCGCATGTTCTCGCCCCACTGCCTTCTCGTCCACCTACCGGACTCCCATGTTAGCGATCTGTTGGTGTGGCCTGATGTGATCACCTCAACGGAGCCGGTCCGAGGGCGCGCGCGTATGACGCGCAGCTCGGGGGAGTGTCGCCGTCGCGGCCGGGTCCGGGTACGCGCGAGGGCCCAGGTCGCCAGAGGTGACGACCAGGGCCCTCGTATCGCGTTCAGCGTGTCGTGTTCAGCGTTTCTCAGACCTTTTTTCGCAGGTCACAGGGCCACAAGGTCACAGTACGGGTGGGCGGCCCAGTCGGGTCAGTGTCCACACCGTTCGCCACCGCATCGGGCGGCGTTCGCCGGCCGGCTCGCGCAGGCCCTCCACGAAACCGCCGAACCAGGCCTTCAGCTCGCGCGTGGAGCCGCCGCGCAGGACGGTGATGGCGATCCAGACGCCCAGGTGCACCGGGATCAGCGGCAGCGGCAGCCGACGGCGGACCAGCCAGACCCGGTTGCGGGCGGTGACCCGGTGGTAGATGGCGTGCCGGGCGGGCGAGGTGCTGGGGTGGCGCAGCAGGAGACGCGGTTCGTAGAGGATCTTCCAGCCCGCGTCGACGGCACGCCAGGCGAGGTCGGTCTCCTCGTGGGCGAAGAAGAAGGCGGCGGGCCAGTCTCCGGTCTCGTCGAGCATCGCCATGCGCAGGGCGTGGCCGCCGCCGAGGAACTGGGTGACGTAGCCGCCGAGCATCGGGTCGCCCGCGCCGGGCCGGGGGACGTGCCGGCGTTGGGTGACGCCGTTCTCGTCGGCGATCCGGAAGCCGACGATGCCGAGCCGGGGGTCGGCGGCGTACAAGTCCCGTACGCGGGTGAGCACATCGGGGTCGATGAGCAGGCCGTCGTCGTCGAGGTCGACCACGACGTCGATGTCGCCGAACTCCCGCAGCCGGGCCAGGGCCACATTGCGGCCGCCCGGGCAGCCGAGGTTCTCGTCGACCTCGATGGTCGTCACCTCGCCGGAGAGGCCGGGGAGTTCGGGCAGTGGACAGCCGTTGCCGACGAGCACGATGCGGTCGGGGGCGAGGTCCTGCTTGGCGATCGACTCCAGCAGCGCGTTCAGCGCGGCGGGCCGGTTTCCCATGGTCACCACGGCCACCGCGATACGCGGCTCCACCGTCATGCCACCCACCAGACCCACCTCGTTCCGGCCGCCGACGTACACCATCGCGGTCGGATGCTATCTGTTTACAGTAAGGATGTATTAAGTACGCATTGAGTACGTCTCTTCTGCATAACACCCTACGGCTTTCCGTCGGCGCCGGGCCCCAGCCAGGTCCGCAGCGCCCACCACCAGTGCAGGGTGCCGGGCGGCCCGGACGATGCGCTGCCCGGCAGATCGTCCGTCAGGGACTCGCCGGTGAGCTGCTGAAGGCGGGCGAGGCGGTAGCGGACGGTGTTGGGGTGGGTGAACAGGGTGGCCGCGGTACGGTCGAGACGGCGGCCGTGATCGAGGAACGCCAGTGCGGTGACCGCGATCTGACGGTGGAAATCGTCCCCGGGGTCGAGGTTCGCCAGGAGGCGGGCGCTGAGCCAGGCGCCCAGGAGCGGCTGGTCGGCGAGGGCGATCTCGGCGGCCAGTTCGGTGAGTTCGTACACACCGTGGCGCCCGTACGGTCCCGCTCCCGGGGCCTGTGCCGCTGTCGCTCCTCCGTCGAGGTCCAGGGCGCGGACGCAGAGGGCGTACGCGGCCCGGAGGTCGTCCAGGGGCACGGCTGGTGAGACCACGACGAGCGCGCCGCCCCCTTCCTCCTCCCACTCCCCCTCCCTCTCCTCTTCTCCGTCCTCGATCGTCTCGCCCACCGGCAGTCGCGGATACAGGCCCACCAGTCGTCCGTCGAGCATGCCGAAGAGGCAGCCGCGCAGGGCGGCGAGGCGGTGGGCCAGCCGCCGGGTGCGGGCCGGGTCGCCGCCCGGGTCGGCGACCAGAAGATGGCGTACGGCGTCGTGGCGCAGCCCGGCACGCGCCAACTCCTCGGCGGCGGGCGCCGGTTCACCCTCTACGAGGAGCCGGTGCAGCAGTCGCGCCCGGGTCTCGCCCAGCGCGCGCGGCGTGTCCCACTCGGCCGTGCGGTACCCGTGGACGACATGCCGTTGCAGGGTGTCGCCGTACTCCTTGAGCCGCAGGACGACGGTGAGCAGCGCGGCGTCGGGCACCCCGGCCGCACGGCAGCGGTCGACGGTGATCTCGACGGTGCGGGTGAGGGCCGCCTGTACTCCGCGCAGTACGGCGGTCATCGGCACGCCCTGGCCGGCCCGGTCGGCGCCGAGCAGCAGAGCGGCGGCGAAGTCCTGGGTATCGGCGCCCTGTTCGTCGTCGTCCCTGTCACCGGGGTCGCGCTCACCAGGGTCGCCCAGCCAGGCGCCGGCCGCGTTGATCATCGCGGTGACGTGCCAGTGGGTTTCCGCCTCGGCGAGCCGGGCCACCTCGGGAGAGTGCTTACGGGCCGCGTGCACGAGTTCGCCCTGGACGTCCTTGTCGGCGGCCATGGCGCGCAGCACCTCGGCGACGGTCTCGCGCTCGGACTGCTCGGACCACTCGGACCGCTCGGGCCGTCCGGTGGGGTCGTTGACGTCGGTGAGGACCGTCATGGGGCTCTCCCTTCCACGTCGGCACGGTGTCGCCGGGGCACAACGGAGGGTCGCATGCGTTGGCTCCCGGCTACTACCGAACAGTCGTACCGACCTGATTCCCTGAGCGCTACCGACGGTAACCCCAGGCTCGCCACAAACACGCCCTTCTCACGGCCGCCCCACACGCCCGTGCACGCGCATCTGGTCCCGCATCGGTGTCTGCACCCGCACCCCGCACCCGCCGTACGTCTCTCCCGGAAGGCACCCCCATGGAGCACTTGACTGACCCGGTCAGCCGCCGCCGGGCGCTGACGCTGGCCGGCGGCGCGGTCGCCGCGACCGCCCTCACCCAGACGGGAACGGCCTTCGCCGCCTCGGCTGCGGCCACCTCTGCCGACGCGATCGTCGTGGGCCACGGACTGGCCGGGCTGGTCGCCACCGCCGAACTCGCGGCTGCGGGCCGCAAGGTGCTGCTGCTCGACCAGGAACCAGAGTCCAACCTCGGCGGCCAGGCCTTCTGGTCCTTCGGCGGGCTGTTCTTCGTCGACTCCGCCGAGCAGCGCCTGATGGGCGTCAAGGACTCGAAGGAACTGGCCTGGCAGGACTGGCAGGGCGCGGCCGGCTTCGACCGGGACATCGACAACCCGCTCGGCCAGGACCACTGGGGCTACAAGTGGGCCCAGGCGTACGTCGACTTCGCGTCCGGCGAGAAGCGGTCCTGGCTGGCCGGTCTCGGCATGCAGTGGTTCCCCTTCGTCGGCTGGGCGGAGCGCGGCGGCGGTCTCGCGGACGGCCACGGCAACTCCGTACCGCGCTTCCACGTCACCTGGGGCACGGGTCCCGCCGTAGTGGAACCGTTCGAGAAGAAGGTACGGGCGGCGGTGGCGGACGGGCTCGTCACGTTCAAGCACCGCCATCGCGTGGACGAGGTCATCCGGACGAACGGCGTCGTCACCGGCGTACGCGGCGCGGTTCTCGAAGCGAGCACCGCCGCGCGCGGCAAGGCCAGTTCACGGACGGTGGTCGGGAGCTTCGAGCTGAGCGCCGAGGTGGTGATCGTGACGTCCGGCGGTATCGGCGCCAACCACGATCTCGTACGGCAGAACTGGCCGGCCCGGCTGGGCACTGCGCCCAAGTCGATGATCACGGGTGTGCCCGCGCACGTGGACGGGCGGATGCTCGCGATCACCGAGAAGGCGGGCGCCCGGATCGTCAACCCGGACCGTATGTGGCACTACACGGAGGGGATCAAGAACTACGACCCGATCTGGGCCAACCACGGCATCCGTATCCTGCCCGGCCCGTCGTCGATGTGGTTCGACGCGACGGGCAAGCGGTTCTCCGCACCCGACATGCCGGGGTACGACACCCTCCACACCCTCAAGTCGATCACCGACACCGGTTACGACTACTCCTGGTTCGTGACGACCCAGAAGATCCTCGCGAAGGAGTTCGCGCTCTCCGGATCCGAACAGAACCCCGACCTCACCAACAAAGACATCTGGATGCTGCTCTCGCGCGCCTGGCAGACCCCGGAGCCGCTCGAACGGTTCAAGAAGTACGGCGAGGACTTCATCGTCTCCACGACACTCTCCGAGCTGGTCCGGGGCATGAACAAGCTGACCGGCACGAGCCTGATCGACCTGGCCTCGCTCCAGCGCCAGATCGAGGCCCGGGACCGGGAGATCGACAACGCGTACAGCAAGGACGCCCAGGTCATGGGCATCCGCAACGCCCTCTCCTACCCCGGCGACGTCCTCAGCCGCACGGCGTCGGCCCACAAGATCCTGGACTCCTCCGCCGGACCCCTGATCGCCGTACGGCTCAACATCCTCACCCGCAAGACGCTCGGCGGCCTCCAGACCGACCTGTCGGGCCGCGTCCTCGACGCCACCGGCACCCCGGTTCCCGGTCTGTACGCGGCCGGTGAGGTCGCGGGCTTCGGGGGCGGCGGGGTCCACGGGTACCGGTCGCTGGAGGGCACGTTCCTCGGCGGGTGCCTGTTCTCCGGACGCCAGGCGGGCAGGGCGGCGGCTGCGGCGACCGCCTGAGGGCTCGGCAATCCGGCGATCCTGAGATCCGGGCCCGACTTCGTTGTACGTCAGGCGAGTTCACGCATCCGCTTCGCGTGAACTCGCCCGGTCCGTGGCTTGCCCGCCGAACCCCGTGCCCCGTCAGGCCCGCAGAGGATTCGAGCGGGCCGCCGCCAGCAGGTACCAGGCGGTCGCGCCCGTGTGGCGGTACGGGTAGTAGCCGAAGCCGAATCCGGTGTCGAGGGGGCTGGTCGCCGAGACGACCCCGGCGCGCTCGGGGAGGCCCCGGCTGCCGACGGTCTGACCGGTGCCGAGAAGCTCCTGGGCGCGCTCGATGGAGGCGACCAGCCGGTGGGCGCGTGCCTCGTCGCCGTGTCCGGCGCGGTCCCGGAGGGCGAGGGCGAGGTGCGCGGTCCCTTCGAACCAGACGCCGTTGCGGTTGGGCCTGGGCTGGAACTCGGCGATGGGGGCGTCCTCGTTCGCCAGCAGACTCGCGGAGCTGAAGGTGACTCCCTCGTACGACTGTCCGGCGGGCACCGTGCTGTTGGTGCGGTCCGCCCGGTCCAGGACGGCCAGTTCGGTGGCGGCCCAGTCCAACGAGCCCGAGTAGCGGCGTGAGCCGAGGGCGAGGTGGGTCCAGGTCTGGGTGTCCTCGGGGATCGGGAACCTGTTGACGGTCACGCCGTCGTTGGTGCCCGTGTAGAAGAAGCCCCTGGACACCCCGCCCGATGCGCCGACCGAGGGTTCCCACATCTTCTCGACGAACGCCCGCGCCCGCGCCCGCCGTTGCCGCCACACCGGGTCCCCGGTGAGCAGGGCGAGCTGTCCGAAGAAGCCGACCAGGTCGGTGTTGTGCTCGGTCGAGCTGAACGGCAGTTTCGCGTTGGCGCCGTCGACCCCGAACTTGTAACCGCCGAGAGGCTGTTGGGTACTGGCGTTCACCTCGATCCAGGTGCCGATCCGTACGGCCGCGTCGAGGAAGCGGCGCTTCCCGGTACGGCGGGCCAGTGCGGCGAGCGCGATACCGGCCCAGGCCATGTCACCCACGGCGGTACCGGTGAACCCGAACTGGGTGCCGACGTTGGCGGTGCCGTCGGCCCGCACGAACCCGTCCGGCTGGGCGACCCCGTCGTAGAAGACGTACGGCCCGACGTTGTAGGCCTGCCGGAGCCTGCCGTCGTCGTACACGGGGTCGTGCGCCTGCGCGTACAGCAGGGCGTCCCCGAGGGCGACGGCCCGGCGGCGGCCCGTCTCGGTGCGTGCGGCGAGGTGGGCGAGTATCGCGAGGGCGTTGTCGTAGGTGAACGCCGTGCTGAACAGGCCCGCCTGGTCGGTGTAGCTCTGGGTGAGGCGGACGTCGCCGTGGTCGGGGTAGGCGTCCATGGCGGCGGCGAGGAAGGCGTGGGCGCGGCGCTCAGCGGAAGTCCCGTAGCCGGTGGAGGAGTTGGCCGCGCCCGCTACGCCTGAGCCCGCTGCCGTGAGCGCTGCGGCGCCGAGGCCTGCGGCGCCGATGAGCGTACGGCGGCTGAGCGCGGGGCCTGGCGCGCCTTCTCTGTCGGACCTGCCGTTCATGGATCTCCTCCACTGGTTTGAGAGCGCTCTCAAAAACGCGCGGGGGCTCATTCTGCTGGTGTGCCCAGGACGGGTCAACGCCCCTGACATGCATGCAGGTTGAACTGCCCGGCAGGGAAAGGAAACCCCGAGCCAGGAGGGTGGCCCGGGGTTTCGTCAGTGGGGGCGGTCGGCCGGTCAGGACATGGACGAGGCGTTGCGCAGCCGCGCGAACGACGTGTCCAGGCCCCGTTTCAGCAGCCGCGCCAGGGGTGCTTCCACGAACTTGTGCACCAGCCAGCTCAGTACGAGGAAGCCGGCGATCACGGACACGACCAGGAGCCGGGCGTCCATCGTGTCGCGCAGACGGTTGATGACCGTCGTACCGACGAGGTAGTGCATCAGATAGAACGGGTATGTCAACGCGCCTGCCGTGACCAGCCACTTCCAGCGGATGCGGTCGGTGTAGCCGAGCGAGATGGCGACCATGCCCAGCAGGAACACGGTGAAGATCAGCACGCTTCCGCGCCAGCTGGAGACCCGTTCGATCGTGTCTATGCGGTGCCCGAGTTCCAGTTGTCCCATCAGCCAGGCCATGCCGAGGATGCCCCAGAGCAACAGGTCCTGGCCGAAGCGGTACATGAGGTAGAGGGCGAGGCCCGCGATGAAGTACCAGGCACCCTCGGGGTTGATGATCAGCGTCGCCGGGCGGAAACCGGCGGCCGGGGCGATCATCGCGGCGGCGCCCCAGAGGCAGCAGAACACCACGACCTTGCGATACGTCAGCCCTGTGACGACAACAGCCATGAAGAGCAGGTAGAAGCGCAGCTCCGACCAGAGGGTCCAGTACACGCCGTCGACGTTCGAGACACGTGAACCGGACTGCAGCATCGTGAAGTTGAGCAGCACTTCGCGCGGCCGGTGCTGCTTCCACACACCGGGCATGGCGACGAGACATGCCGAGGTGAAGACGATGGCGAACCAGTACGCCGGATAGAGCCGGATCACCCGGGAGGTGAAGAACTGCCGTGGGGTACGCCCCCAGCACGACATACAGATGACGAACCCGCTGATCACGAAGAAGATCTCGACGCCGATCCAGCCGTACGCGGAGAACCGGAACCAGGTCGGCATGATGTCGGAGACCGGCCGGCCCCAGATCGCGTTGTCCGGCTGGTTGACCCGCCAGGTTCCGGCGTAGTGGTGGGCGGCCACGACCAGGGCGGCGAGCAGCCGGAGCCCGTCGATCGCGTAGAGCCGGCGGTCACCGCGCCCCGGGATGGCGGCGTGTCTGGCCGTCGTCCGGGTGGGATTCCTCGTCGCCCCGGCCGGCTTCGACTCGCGCTCGGTCGTGGCGAGCGGGAGAGGCTGCCGCGGTGACGGGATCACCTTCTGCATCCCGCCCGCGAGCCGCCCGCGCATCGGCGGCCCACTGTCCGCGCCGTGCATCGACACCTGATTTCCCCCATCGGAAAGCCCACCCACGTCCAACCACCCGCGCCCCGGAAACGGCGGCAGCGGCCGACAGCGGAACGGCGAGCGCTTGCCCGGCGGCAGTCACGGCAAACCCGCGAACACCGTAGAACCTCATGGTTCACGCACAGAGACTTCTGGGTCAGATCGAGGGTTGTAGAGCGGAAGGGGTCTGATTTCGACGGGATGTGGAGGCTTTTGTTCCTGTTGATCTTCGGTCGGGGTCACGTCGCCCTGTGGATCGTCGAAGGGGGCGGCTCGCCGACGGGACCAGGCCTGATCGCATTGGATGTGCAGACGGAAATGAGCAACTTCGCAGCGGTCGCCGACAGGGAGACGAAAGCGAGGTCGCCACCTGTGTCGCCATGGGCGGCCCAGCCGTACGCGACAGCAAGGACCGGATCGACCCGGCGAGGGCGCCGCCTGCCCGCCCTGGAGCAACGGGCCCGACTGGGCGCCCACCGGCCACGCGGTGACCACAGGCGCACGGCAACCTCAATAACAAGACTTTTGTTAAGATGACCTCATGGCCGCATACCCCGCCCCCGGCGAAGGCCCCGTCCGCCCGGTCTCCGTCTCTCTCCACGAGGGCACCATCGCCGCCCTCAAGGAGCGGACCGGCAAACGAGGCATGTCCGCCTACGTCGAAGCCCTCATCCAACGCCAGTTGGAACGGGACCGGCTGCGCGAACTCATCGAGGACGCCGAAGCCGAACACGGCCCCGTCGATCATGCCGCCGTCGAAGCCAAGCGGGCGCTGCTGCGTGGAACCTCAGCCGGCTCAGTGGACGCCGCGTGACGGGCACTCTCGTTCTGGACTGTGAGGGCCTGTCCAAACTCGTACGACCCACACCCGAACTCACCGAGTGGCTCGCCGCAGCCGAAGCCGAGGACATCCGCGTCGTCACCAGCTCGGTCACCCTCGTCGAGGCCCGCGATCCCGGGACCAGCCAGGCCCGATTCGACCACGCCGTCTCCCGCGTCAACATCGTCCCGCCCAGCGAGGTCATCGCCCGCCACGCGAGCAGACTCCTCGCCGCAGCGGGACTGCACGGGCACAAGTACGCCCTCGACGCGATCGTCGCCGCCACGGCACTCGCCTCACCGGCCCCGGTGACCGTCCTGACGTCGGACCCCGAGGACCTCGGGGTGTTGTGCGGGACGGGCGCCCGCGTGATCAAGGTCTGACTGTCGGCTCCACTACCTCTTACGCGTCCTCGAACGGTTCATCACTCCAGCGAAACCATGCCTGGCCGCCCTGAATGTGCAACAGGAACTCCGCGACGGGGCCTGACGGCGACACAAGGGTGAGCGTGCGGGCGATCCGGTCGTAGGCCCCCTCGAACCGGTCGTACTGCTCCGCCTCGACAAACGCGAGCGTCTCGACGAACCACGGCTCGACCTCAGCGAACCCCGGCTCGGGTACGAAACGGCCGCTCAGCCAGGGGAAGTCGGCGTCGTCGATCACGATCTCGCCGAGCACCCTGCCGTCTCGCTCCAGCCGCCAGACCTCGCCCTCAAATCCCACCTGTGCCCCCTCCGACCCCGAGAATCTGACCGCACCCTAAATCCCGCCACTGACAGCGGGCCAAAGTCGGCCGCTCTCCGATGCAGGTCACCACTCCTCCCCCGGTGCCTGCAGCACGTACGGGCGTACGACGTCGTCGGTCGTCGTCCAGTTCGGAGGACGGGGTGGGGGTGGCGACTGCCAGCAGTCCTCCTCGGGGAGGAGCAGGTCGGCCGGGTTCCTGCGTCGGTGCCGGCGTCGCCACCGGGCGTGGTGAGGGCTGGGCAGGGTCCAGACGTACGGGTCCGGGGTGCGTGGGGGCTGGGCTGCGGCGGGGATGGTTGGCGGACTCGGTGGACGGGGGCGGAGTACGGCGGCCAGCCTGGTGATCAGTCGTGCCGTCAGCCGGAACATGCGGGGGCGACTTCCGGCAGCGGGAATGTGGCCCAGGAGCACTTGGTGAACCGGCGCAGGTCGCATCCCCATTGCGCGGCGAGGGCCGAGATGACGGCCAACCCTCGCCCGTTCTCGTCCTGTTGGCCGGCGGTACGGGGTGCCGGGATCTTCTCCTTGTCGGGGTCGGAGACCTCCAGCAGCAGTTGGTTGCCTTGGAGGGTGAGGGTCACCTCGACCAGGGAGAAGGTCACTTCGCAGTGCCGTACGGAGTTGGTGACGAACTCCGTGGCCACGAGGGCGACATCGGCGGCGAGGTCGGTGGGCAGGCCCCAGTCGGCGAGGGCTTTGCGGACCTGGGCGCGGGCTTCGGGGACGTTTCTGGGGTGCTTGGGGATGCGGAAGGTGGTGGCTTGGTGGGGTTGGGGGCGGGGCTGGGGTGAGGTGGGTTCGGGCATGGCGGAGTACCCCCTGACGCTCGGTCACATGCACGCCGTGCAGCGGTGCAAGTGCACCGAGGCTAGACATCAGATCCCAACTCACGCAATGAGAACTTATGCACACGTGCATAAGATGCCACTATCGAGTGAAGCTGGCCTGCAAGTGCCCGTTGGACGGGCAGACTTGGCAACCCGCGAGGCCAGGAGATGGAGGCGACGACATGCCCGCAGGTGGGAAGCCGACCGTGCGCAGCAGACGGTTCGGCCGCAAGATGCAGCAGCACAGGGTCGGCGCCGGGTTCGATCAGGCGCAGGCGGCTGCCTTCATCTACGGATCGCGATCCAAGATCAGTCGCATGGAGGACGGCATCACCACCGCCAAACCCGCGGAGGTGCTCCTGCTCCTGGACAGGTACGGCGTCGGCGACGAGACGGAGCGCGAGCACCTTGTGTGGCTCGCGAAGAACAGCGGTCACCATGGCTGGTGGCTCGAACACGCCGCCCACCTGCGGCCGGACTACCTCGACCACATCGCGTTGGAGGACGACGCGACGTACATCAGGGAGTGGCAGCCGGTGCTGTTCCCCGGGCTCCTGCAAACTCCCGCGTATGCGGAAGCGGTCATCACGATGGGGCCCAACTTCGTTGCCCCCGAACGGGTCGTCCACCTGGTGAAGGCCCGGGAGGGCCGCCAGGCGAAGATCGGAGAGGGTGGAGCGACGTACACCGCCATCCTCTGGGAATCGGTCATCACGCAGCCTTTGGTGAACGTCGAGATCCACCGGGAGCAGCTGTCCGCGATCCTTGAGGCAGGCAAGCGGCAGAACGTGACGGTGCAGGTGCTGCCGCTCACCGCAGGGGTACTGGCGGGATCGACATCCGCCTTCTCTTCCTTCAGCTTCGATTCCGAACCGTCCGTCGAAGCGGTGACGTTGGACAACCTGAGGGGTACATCGGTCCTGGAGAGCGCGGAGGACCTGGCCGCTTACGCCAATGCGTTCGACCTACTACGATCGGCAGCACTGGCGCCGGACGCGACCGCGCGACTCATCCGGCGCGTACTGCGGACCACCAAGGAAGACACATCGTGACCGAGCCGATTGGCCCCTTCCGGAAGTCGTCGTACTCCGGACAGGAGAACAACTGCGTTGAGGTTGCCACCCGTGGCATAGGCGGCCGAGCCGTGCGCGACAGCAAGAACCAGGCCGACGGCCCACTGCTCACCTTCGCCCCGGGCGGCTGGCAGGCCTTCCTGGTCGGCGCCAAGACCGACGGCTTCGACCACTCCGCGCGGGGCTGACCCTCGTCTAAGGAAGACACAACGTGACCGAGGTTGTAGGCCCCTTCCGGAAGTCGTCGTTCTCCGGTGCGGAG contains these protein-coding regions:
- a CDS encoding glycosyltransferase family 2 protein; translation: MVYVGGRNEVGLVGGMTVEPRIAVAVVTMGNRPAALNALLESIAKQDLAPDRIVLVGNGCPLPELPGLSGEVTTIEVDENLGCPGGRNVALARLREFGDIDVVVDLDDDGLLIDPDVLTRVRDLYAADPRLGIVGFRIADENGVTQRRHVPRPGAGDPMLGGYVTQFLGGGHALRMAMLDETGDWPAAFFFAHEETDLAWRAVDAGWKILYEPRLLLRHPSTSPARHAIYHRVTARNRVWLVRRRLPLPLIPVHLGVWIAITVLRGGSTRELKAWFGGFVEGLREPAGERRPMRWRTVWTLTRLGRPPVL
- a CDS encoding acyltransferase family protein codes for the protein MSMHGADSGPPMRGRLAGGMQKVIPSPRQPLPLATTERESKPAGATRNPTRTTARHAAIPGRGDRRLYAIDGLRLLAALVVAAHHYAGTWRVNQPDNAIWGRPVSDIMPTWFRFSAYGWIGVEIFFVISGFVICMSCWGRTPRQFFTSRVIRLYPAYWFAIVFTSACLVAMPGVWKQHRPREVLLNFTMLQSGSRVSNVDGVYWTLWSELRFYLLFMAVVVTGLTYRKVVVFCCLWGAAAMIAPAAGFRPATLIINPEGAWYFIAGLALYLMYRFGQDLLLWGILGMAWLMGQLELGHRIDTIERVSSWRGSVLIFTVFLLGMVAISLGYTDRIRWKWLVTAGALTYPFYLMHYLVGTTVINRLRDTMDARLLVVSVIAGFLVLSWLVHKFVEAPLARLLKRGLDTSFARLRNASSMS
- a CDS encoding helix-turn-helix domain-containing protein, coding for MPAGGKPTVRSRRFGRKMQQHRVGAGFDQAQAAAFIYGSRSKISRMEDGITTAKPAEVLLLLDRYGVGDETEREHLVWLAKNSGHHGWWLEHAAHLRPDYLDHIALEDDATYIREWQPVLFPGLLQTPAYAEAVITMGPNFVAPERVVHLVKAREGRQAKIGEGGATYTAILWESVITQPLVNVEIHREQLSAILEAGKRQNVTVQVLPLTAGVLAGSTSAFSSFSFDSEPSVEAVTLDNLRGTSVLESAEDLAAYANAFDLLRSAALAPDATARLIRRVLRTTKEDTS
- a CDS encoding PucR family transcriptional regulator, encoding MTVLTDVNDPTGRPERSEWSEQSERETVAEVLRAMAADKDVQGELVHAARKHSPEVARLAEAETHWHVTAMINAAGAWLGDPGERDPGDRDDDEQGADTQDFAAALLLGADRAGQGVPMTAVLRGVQAALTRTVEITVDRCRAAGVPDAALLTVVLRLKEYGDTLQRHVVHGYRTAEWDTPRALGETRARLLHRLLVEGEPAPAAEELARAGLRHDAVRHLLVADPGGDPARTRRLAHRLAALRGCLFGMLDGRLVGLYPRLPVGETIEDGEEEREGEWEEEGGGALVVVSPAVPLDDLRAAYALCVRALDLDGGATAAQAPGAGPYGRHGVYELTELAAEIALADQPLLGAWLSARLLANLDPGDDFHRQIAVTALAFLDHGRRLDRTAATLFTHPNTVRYRLARLQQLTGESLTDDLPGSASSGPPGTLHWWWALRTWLGPGADGKP
- a CDS encoding DUF397 domain-containing protein, whose amino-acid sequence is MTEPIGPFRKSSYSGQENNCVEVATRGIGGRAVRDSKNQADGPLLTFAPGGWQAFLVGAKTDGFDHSARG
- a CDS encoding ATP-binding protein, with protein sequence MPEPTSPQPRPQPHQATTFRIPKHPRNVPEARAQVRKALADWGLPTDLAADVALVATEFVTNSVRHCEVTFSLVEVTLTLQGNQLLLEVSDPDKEKIPAPRTAGQQDENGRGLAVISALAAQWGCDLRRFTKCSWATFPLPEVAPACSG
- a CDS encoding FAD-binding dehydrogenase yields the protein MEHLTDPVSRRRALTLAGGAVAATALTQTGTAFAASAAATSADAIVVGHGLAGLVATAELAAAGRKVLLLDQEPESNLGGQAFWSFGGLFFVDSAEQRLMGVKDSKELAWQDWQGAAGFDRDIDNPLGQDHWGYKWAQAYVDFASGEKRSWLAGLGMQWFPFVGWAERGGGLADGHGNSVPRFHVTWGTGPAVVEPFEKKVRAAVADGLVTFKHRHRVDEVIRTNGVVTGVRGAVLEASTAARGKASSRTVVGSFELSAEVVIVTSGGIGANHDLVRQNWPARLGTAPKSMITGVPAHVDGRMLAITEKAGARIVNPDRMWHYTEGIKNYDPIWANHGIRILPGPSSMWFDATGKRFSAPDMPGYDTLHTLKSITDTGYDYSWFVTTQKILAKEFALSGSEQNPDLTNKDIWMLLSRAWQTPEPLERFKKYGEDFIVSTTLSELVRGMNKLTGTSLIDLASLQRQIEARDREIDNAYSKDAQVMGIRNALSYPGDVLSRTASAHKILDSSAGPLIAVRLNILTRKTLGGLQTDLSGRVLDATGTPVPGLYAAGEVAGFGGGGVHGYRSLEGTFLGGCLFSGRQAGRAAAAATA
- a CDS encoding type II toxin-antitoxin system VapC family toxin, whose amino-acid sequence is MTGTLVLDCEGLSKLVRPTPELTEWLAAAEAEDIRVVTSSVTLVEARDPGTSQARFDHAVSRVNIVPPSEVIARHASRLLAAAGLHGHKYALDAIVAATALASPAPVTVLTSDPEDLGVLCGTGARVIKV
- a CDS encoding Tat pathway signal sequence domain protein — protein: MNGRSDREGAPGPALSRRTLIGAAGLGAAALTAAGSGVAGAANSSTGYGTSAERRAHAFLAAAMDAYPDHGDVRLTQSYTDQAGLFSTAFTYDNALAILAHLAARTETGRRRAVALGDALLYAQAHDPVYDDGRLRQAYNVGPYVFYDGVAQPDGFVRADGTANVGTQFGFTGTAVGDMAWAGIALAALARRTGKRRFLDAAVRIGTWIEVNASTQQPLGGYKFGVDGANAKLPFSSTEHNTDLVGFFGQLALLTGDPVWRQRRARARAFVEKMWEPSVGASGGVSRGFFYTGTNDGVTVNRFPIPEDTQTWTHLALGSRRYSGSLDWAATELAVLDRADRTNSTVPAGQSYEGVTFSSASLLANEDAPIAEFQPRPNRNGVWFEGTAHLALALRDRAGHGDEARAHRLVASIERAQELLGTGQTVGSRGLPERAGVVSATSPLDTGFGFGYYPYRHTGATAWYLLAAARSNPLRA